The Sulfurimonas lithotrophica genome includes a region encoding these proteins:
- the pta gene encoding phosphate acetyltransferase: MKTKSLYISSQEKNAGTLFITMGMMEILKRNIPKVAFFRPIIFKDNLKDGDISFIKERYSLDIDYSECYGYDIEFVEQMISQNKTNELINLLIKKFKKLEKDYDFVLCEGIRHSFLTSTINFDINILIAQNFGSPVLNILSAKDKSVHDIYEYILIENENLKQAGCTHFATFVNRLDEKQLDNLSEKTKNIDDIYLLPEVEELTYLSIADVIDGLDAEVIMMDELDYSRAIKAPKVVALSLDNFLGRIEEGELIIVPADRSEIILGILGAVYSKNYPNIAGIIFPFELDMHPNIKKLIDGLDDINIPLLSVTTDTYTTANNISKLNARLRVNSKRKIALALGMFNNNVDIQKIEKRIQSAQNDVMTPMMFEYKLFNIASNNKKTIVLPESNDDRILRAADIILKRDVANIILLGNEEEIKDRYGKLGLNLDKSTIIDPDKSELMDKFIDSFYEMRKDKGLLREGAADAMAHVNYFATMMVHLGYADGMVSGASHSTGDTIRPALQIIKTTSDVSLVSSVFFMCLKTKVLVYGDCAVNQDPDAKELAEIALSSAKTAHAFGVEPKVALLSYSTGDSGSGADVDKVKEATKLVKEMCSDYEFEGPIQYDAAINKDVAAKKLPNSKVAGEANVLIFPDLNTGNNTYKAVQRSSDAVAIGPILQGLNKPINDLSRGCLVEDIVNTVAITAIQAGQKDETSRN, translated from the coding sequence ATGAAAACAAAATCATTATATATATCTTCACAAGAAAAAAATGCCGGCACGCTATTTATAACAATGGGTATGATGGAAATACTTAAAAGAAACATACCAAAAGTAGCCTTTTTTAGACCGATTATATTTAAAGATAATCTAAAAGACGGTGATATTAGTTTTATAAAGGAGCGATATTCGCTGGATATAGATTATAGTGAATGTTACGGATACGATATAGAGTTTGTTGAGCAGATGATATCTCAAAATAAAACAAATGAACTTATAAATTTGCTTATAAAAAAGTTTAAAAAACTAGAAAAAGATTATGATTTTGTTCTATGCGAAGGGATTCGACACTCATTTTTGACAAGTACGATAAACTTTGATATCAACATACTTATAGCACAAAATTTTGGCTCACCCGTGTTAAATATACTTAGTGCAAAAGATAAAAGCGTACATGATATATATGAATATATTTTGATTGAAAATGAAAACTTAAAACAAGCAGGTTGTACACATTTTGCCACTTTTGTAAATAGACTCGATGAAAAGCAGTTAGATAATCTAAGTGAAAAAACAAAAAACATAGATGATATTTATCTTTTGCCTGAAGTTGAAGAGTTGACATACCTTAGTATAGCCGACGTTATAGACGGTTTGGATGCCGAAGTTATAATGATGGATGAACTTGATTATTCAAGGGCTATAAAAGCACCAAAGGTAGTAGCACTCTCTTTGGATAATTTTTTGGGTCGTATAGAAGAAGGCGAGTTAATTATAGTCCCTGCCGATAGAAGTGAGATAATACTTGGCATCTTAGGTGCTGTTTATTCTAAAAACTATCCAAATATAGCCGGAATCATATTTCCTTTTGAACTTGATATGCATCCGAATATAAAAAAACTTATAGATGGGCTTGATGATATCAACATACCTCTTCTTTCGGTCACTACAGATACATATACTACGGCAAATAATATCTCAAAACTAAATGCAAGACTAAGAGTAAACTCTAAACGAAAGATAGCCTTGGCACTCGGGATGTTTAACAACAATGTTGATATTCAAAAGATTGAGAAAAGAATTCAAAGTGCTCAAAATGATGTAATGACACCTATGATGTTTGAGTACAAACTCTTTAACATAGCTTCAAACAATAAAAAAACAATAGTACTCCCTGAATCCAATGATGATAGAATCTTACGTGCTGCGGACATTATTTTAAAGCGTGATGTTGCAAATATTATACTACTTGGAAATGAAGAAGAAATAAAAGACAGATACGGAAAGTTAGGTCTGAATTTAGATAAATCTACCATTATAGATCCAGATAAATCAGAACTTATGGATAAATTTATAGATAGCTTTTACGAGATGAGAAAAGATAAAGGTCTTCTTCGTGAAGGTGCAGCAGATGCAATGGCTCACGTAAACTACTTTGCGACTATGATGGTGCATCTGGGATATGCCGACGGTATGGTTAGCGGAGCATCACATTCTACGGGAGATACTATTCGTCCAGCTTTGCAGATTATTAAAACTACATCTGATGTATCTTTGGTCTCATCAGTATTTTTTATGTGTCTTAAGACCAAAGTCTTAGTGTATGGAGATTGTGCGGTAAATCAAGACCCTGATGCAAAAGAGTTAGCCGAAATCGCACTCTCGTCCGCAAAAACTGCTCATGCCTTTGGAGTAGAGCCTAAAGTAGCTCTTCTTTCATACTCAACAGGTGATAGCGGAAGCGGTGCAGATGTAGATAAAGTAAAAGAGGCTACAAAACTTGTAAAAGAGATGTGCAGTGATTATGAGTTTGAAGGCCCTATACAGTACGATGCCGCAATAAACAAAGACGTTGCAGCTAAAAAACTGCCAAACTCAAAGGTAGCAGGAGAAGCAAATGTACTTATTTTTCCTGATTTAAATACCGGAAACAACACATACAAAGCAGTTCAACGCTCCTCAGATGCAGTAGCAATCGGACCGATACTACAGGGTTTAAATAAACCAATAAACGACTTAAGTCGAGGTTGTCTTGTAGAAGATATAGTAAACACGGTTGCAATTACGGCAATCCAGGCAGGACAAAAAGATGAAACTAGCCGTAATTAA
- a CDS encoding SpoIIE family protein phosphatase: MNSKSSISKKELSLLKQYQNMVDETNVVSKTDTRGIITYVNDKFVNVSGYSREELIGKPHSIVRDPDMSSTVFNNMWRTISSKKVWHGIITNLNKNGTKFTFKASVFPIFNESNEIIEYISIRHDLTELMSLYHKIDEINSYKTQQELLAKSKLEAGIVNDLDKDEYNVLHLASDILSGDFYSIYKMDNGSTFVYLVDGQGHGISPALTVFAISSMLNQFIYKMSSMDELISRLYPSAKDFLAEDEQLSYIMLMISPDKKTITYSAGGMYPFLIKTPKEIIKIKSNNTPFMNFSDVPNCDSIEVKSWENIVLYSDGIVEHQNEELKDCSPENMISNTLNIQESLDKASAYNFDDDVTVININNLKKN, translated from the coding sequence ATGAATAGCAAAAGCAGTATTTCCAAAAAAGAGTTGTCTCTTTTAAAACAGTATCAAAATATGGTTGACGAAACCAATGTCGTATCAAAAACAGATACACGCGGAATCATTACATATGTAAACGATAAATTCGTGAATGTTTCAGGATATAGCCGCGAAGAGCTTATCGGTAAACCTCACAGCATAGTACGTGATCCGGATATGTCTTCAACAGTTTTTAACAATATGTGGAGAACAATAAGTTCCAAAAAAGTTTGGCACGGAATCATAACCAACTTAAATAAAAATGGTACAAAATTTACTTTTAAAGCTTCCGTATTCCCTATCTTTAATGAATCAAATGAAATAATAGAATATATATCAATTCGCCATGACCTTACCGAACTTATGAGTCTTTACCATAAAATTGATGAGATTAACAGCTATAAAACACAACAGGAACTACTTGCAAAAAGTAAATTAGAAGCGGGTATTGTAAATGATTTGGATAAAGATGAATACAATGTACTGCATCTGGCTTCAGATATACTTAGCGGGGATTTTTATTCTATATACAAAATGGACAACGGTTCGACATTTGTTTATCTTGTTGATGGTCAAGGTCACGGTATATCCCCCGCTCTGACCGTTTTTGCCATATCTTCGATGCTAAATCAGTTTATATATAAGATGTCGTCTATGGATGAACTTATAAGTCGCTTATACCCAAGTGCAAAAGACTTTTTGGCAGAAGATGAACAACTTTCATATATTATGTTAATGATTAGCCCCGATAAAAAAACCATAACCTATTCAGCAGGCGGAATGTATCCGTTTTTGATTAAGACACCAAAAGAAATTATAAAAATAAAGTCTAACAATACTCCGTTTATGAATTTTTCAGATGTCCCAAATTGTGACTCTATAGAAGTAAAAAGCTGGGAAAACATTGTCTTATACAGTGACGGTATAGTAGAACATCAAAATGAAGAACTAAAAGATTGTTCTCCGGAAAATATGATAAGCAATACATTAAACATTCAAGAGTCTTTAGACAAAGCTTCTGCGTATAACTTTGATGATGATGTAACTGTCATAAATATAAATAATCTAAAGAAAAATTAA
- a CDS encoding bifunctional diguanylate cyclase/phosphodiesterase, producing the protein MKRNTTFTKITAKIIFVTLFITLILSYSYAEYMKREAISEIAHLDAKKTSGLVFETLYTAMQKGWTRDDINEIITRLNGVDKSMKINVYRSSLVSELYGEIEKDKYTRENLPEVKKAILGAETLNIYDNSSINYFYPVKAKNDCLRCHTNVKVNDTLGVINISYPIRELKISLSFIINFFIVFITVFSLIIFLAIFLNLDKYIIQPIKDFSNVIKEITNSQDMKQRIEVNDKIEEMDSIKGVFNSMLDSIEHQFYNDSLTNLKNRRSLIEELERKNNLALMIINIDSFQEINDLYGDEAGDELLIEFSKYLQQITPNKDYIYRLHADEFAYLCAADVDIKEFINYAALISERITKKSFTISSKSEVNLSVTIGLSYGTDLLLANADTALMVAKKTRKNYLVYDDSMAMSKEYEKNFLWNKHLKQAIEEDRIIPVFQPIVDCKTKEIIKYESLMRIKNEDGTLIAPIHFLELAKKNKMYPKLTKIMINKTFEAFKETDKQVSINISVEDILNEDIYEYIMDKLGKCKINSNIVFEIIESEGIENFDEVFKFINDIKSFNAKVSIDDFGTGYSNFEYLMKLQVDYIKIDGSMIKNIDVDKNSMMITQTIVEFAKKMGIQTIAEFVYSKEVYEKTLELGVDYAQGYYFGEPKESIE; encoded by the coding sequence TTGAAAAGAAATACGACTTTTACAAAAATAACAGCTAAAATAATATTTGTAACACTCTTTATCACTCTAATACTATCTTATTCATATGCTGAATACATGAAAAGAGAAGCTATATCCGAAATAGCTCACTTAGATGCAAAAAAAACAAGCGGTCTTGTTTTTGAAACTTTATATACAGCGATGCAAAAAGGATGGACCAGAGACGATATAAACGAAATCATCACAAGACTTAACGGTGTTGATAAAAGCATGAAAATAAATGTCTATAGAAGTTCCCTTGTTTCTGAACTTTATGGAGAGATTGAAAAAGACAAATATACAAGGGAAAACCTACCTGAAGTAAAAAAGGCAATCTTAGGTGCAGAAACATTAAACATATACGACAATTCAAGTATTAACTATTTTTATCCCGTTAAAGCTAAAAACGACTGTTTGAGATGCCATACAAACGTTAAAGTAAATGATACTCTTGGAGTAATCAATATATCTTACCCGATTAGAGAGTTAAAAATTTCTCTAAGCTTTATTATTAACTTTTTTATTGTTTTCATCACTGTTTTTTCACTTATAATATTTTTGGCAATCTTTTTAAACCTTGACAAATATATTATTCAACCTATAAAAGATTTCTCAAATGTTATAAAAGAGATTACAAACTCACAAGATATGAAACAGCGAATAGAGGTAAATGACAAAATTGAAGAGATGGATTCTATTAAGGGTGTATTTAACTCGATGCTTGATTCAATTGAGCATCAGTTTTATAACGATTCTCTTACAAACCTTAAAAACAGACGAAGTCTTATAGAAGAACTTGAACGTAAAAACAATTTAGCATTAATGATTATAAATATAGATTCCTTTCAAGAAATAAACGATCTCTACGGTGATGAAGCAGGTGACGAATTACTAATAGAGTTTTCAAAATATTTACAACAAATCACACCGAATAAAGATTATATATATAGGCTTCATGCTGATGAATTTGCTTATCTGTGTGCAGCAGACGTAGATATAAAAGAGTTTATAAACTATGCAGCATTAATTAGTGAAAGAATTACTAAAAAAAGTTTTACCATAAGTTCAAAGAGTGAAGTGAACCTAAGTGTTACCATAGGTTTATCCTACGGTACAGACTTACTTTTAGCAAATGCAGATACCGCACTAATGGTTGCTAAAAAAACAAGAAAGAACTATCTTGTATATGATGATTCTATGGCTATGTCTAAAGAGTACGAGAAAAACTTTTTATGGAACAAACACCTAAAACAGGCTATAGAAGAAGACCGAATCATACCTGTATTTCAACCTATAGTTGATTGTAAAACTAAGGAAATCATAAAGTATGAATCACTGATGAGAATCAAAAACGAAGACGGAACTCTTATAGCACCTATACATTTTTTAGAACTGGCAAAGAAAAACAAGATGTATCCCAAACTTACAAAGATAATGATAAATAAAACATTTGAAGCATTTAAAGAAACGGATAAACAAGTCTCCATCAATATATCTGTTGAAGATATACTAAATGAAGATATATATGAATATATAATGGATAAACTCGGCAAGTGTAAAATTAACAGCAATATAGTATTTGAAATTATAGAGTCAGAAGGTATTGAAAACTTTGATGAAGTGTTTAAGTTCATCAACGATATAAAAAGCTTTAATGCAAAAGTATCTATAGACGACTTTGGAACAGGGTATTCAAACTTTGAGTATCTTATGAAACTTCAAGTTGATTATATAAAAATAGACGGTTCTATGATTAAAAATATAGATGTAGATAAAAACTCTATGATGATTACGCAAACTATAGTTGAATTTGCCAAAAAAATGGGGATACAAACAATTGCCGAATTTGTATATTCTAAAGAAGTATATGAAAAAACTTTAGAACTCGGTGTCGATTATGCACAAGGATACTACTTTGGAGAGCCAAAAGAGAGTATAGAATAG
- a CDS encoding GNAT family N-acetyltransferase yields the protein MQIRELDLKELPEAYEVLSQLRIGLEYEEFEDLVYEMRHKDYKMIGVFEGIELVTYAGVFIQTNLYHKRHLFVDDLVTYDSFRSRGYGDAMIDYLVNYAKVAMCENIVLSSGLQRVDAHRFYEKMGFEKKSYMFIKEV from the coding sequence ATGCAAATAAGAGAATTAGATTTAAAAGAACTGCCTGAAGCGTATGAGGTTTTGTCTCAACTTAGAATTGGTCTTGAATATGAAGAGTTTGAAGATTTAGTATATGAGATGCGTCATAAAGATTACAAGATGATTGGAGTTTTCGAAGGAATTGAACTTGTAACCTATGCGGGTGTATTTATACAAACAAACCTTTATCATAAACGTCATCTTTTTGTGGATGATTTAGTTACATATGATTCGTTTCGTTCTCGCGGATACGGAGATGCAATGATTGATTATTTAGTAAATTATGCCAAAGTCGCTATGTGTGAAAATATTGTTTTATCTTCAGGTTTGCAAAGGGTAGATGCACATAGATTTTATGAAAAAATGGGATTTGAGAAAAAAAGTTATATGTTTATAAAAGAGGTATAA
- a CDS encoding FAD-dependent oxidoreductase, whose protein sequence is MSTTKNYEVIIVGAGITGTALAYTLARYTDIKSIAIIEKYEDVSTLNSNGTSNSQTIHAGDIETNYTLEKASITKRTSKMIERYCLNNQLQNEVIFSHQKMALGVGEKEVEFLLHRFEEFNKLFPYLEVWDKEKLKELEPRVVYDENGNERAEHIVGVGTQGQWTTVDFKKLSVDFIERAKKEEGVTVDLFLNTEVKDIERSSKRGYVVKTPNGNFYADFVATDAGAHSLFLAHRMGFGHNLGCLPVAGSFYMTQKKLLNGKVYMIQNPKLPFAALHGDPDILADGNTRFGPTALVLPKLERYKPGTYMDFWKTLRFDMNIVKALWKLLKESDIRNYLFTNFLYEVPILNKYLFLRAARKVVPGLKMDEFEYADGFGGVRPQVLNKDEQKLMLGEASIYTGEGLIFNMTPSPGATSCLGNAERDAKYIATYLGKSFDEEHFNDELTEGEYCVLPEPLRAQTAVVNLIRAEIERTHEKYKKAVYQGHPDEEFWDKPHSKLK, encoded by the coding sequence ATGTCAACAACTAAAAACTATGAAGTGATAATTGTCGGAGCGGGAATAACAGGAACTGCCCTAGCCTACACACTTGCTAGATATACAGATATAAAGTCGATAGCTATAATCGAGAAATACGAAGATGTCTCAACTCTCAACTCAAACGGAACTAGTAATTCACAAACTATTCATGCTGGAGATATAGAGACGAACTATACACTTGAAAAGGCTTCTATTACAAAGCGTACATCCAAAATGATAGAGAGATACTGTTTAAATAACCAACTCCAAAACGAAGTGATATTTTCACATCAAAAAATGGCACTCGGTGTAGGTGAAAAAGAGGTGGAATTTTTGCTTCATAGATTTGAAGAGTTTAATAAACTTTTTCCTTATCTGGAAGTTTGGGATAAAGAAAAACTAAAAGAACTTGAACCTCGTGTAGTTTACGATGAAAACGGTAATGAAAGAGCTGAACATATAGTAGGAGTCGGGACACAAGGTCAGTGGACTACAGTTGATTTTAAAAAACTCTCTGTTGATTTTATAGAGCGTGCTAAAAAAGAGGAAGGTGTAACGGTTGATTTGTTCTTAAATACGGAAGTTAAGGATATTGAGCGTTCATCTAAACGCGGATATGTTGTAAAAACACCAAACGGAAACTTTTATGCGGACTTTGTGGCTACGGATGCGGGTGCTCATTCACTGTTTTTAGCACATCGTATGGGCTTTGGTCACAACCTCGGCTGTTTACCAGTTGCAGGTAGCTTTTATATGACACAAAAGAAACTTCTAAACGGTAAAGTCTATATGATTCAAAACCCAAAACTGCCATTTGCAGCACTTCACGGCGACCCTGATATCTTAGCTGATGGAAATACACGTTTTGGTCCTACGGCACTTGTTCTTCCAAAGTTGGAGCGTTACAAGCCTGGTACATATATGGACTTTTGGAAAACTCTAAGATTTGATATGAATATAGTCAAAGCTCTTTGGAAACTTCTAAAAGAGAGTGATATACGCAATTATCTTTTTACAAACTTTTTATACGAAGTACCTATACTGAACAAATATCTGTTTTTACGAGCTGCAAGAAAAGTAGTACCCGGACTGAAAATGGATGAATTTGAATATGCAGACGGCTTTGGCGGTGTACGTCCACAGGTATTAAACAAAGATGAGCAAAAACTAATGCTCGGTGAAGCTTCTATCTATACGGGAGAGGGTCTGATATTTAACATGACGCCATCGCCGGGTGCTACATCATGTCTTGGAAATGCAGAAAGAGATGCAAAATACATCGCAACATATCTTGGTAAGAGCTTTGATGAAGAACACTTTAACGACGAACTTACAGAGGGTGAATACTGTGTACTTCCTGAGCCTTTACGTGCACAAACTGCTGTTGTGAACTTAATACGTGCAGAGATTGAACGTACGCATGAAAAATATAAAAAAGCCGTATATCAAGGTCATCCGGATGAAGAATTTTGGGATAAACCACACTCAAAATTAAAGTAA
- a CDS encoding ABC-F family ATP-binding cassette domain-containing protein, whose amino-acid sequence MVTVQNLTKRFGNRVLFQEINLKLDRHKRYGLIGANGAGKTTFLKILSGQDEEFEGEVIIPKANKVGVLGQNQFAFEDYTIMDAVLFGNKRLYDAVKEKEDLYTNGNFEDDAVNNRLAELEVICVEEDPTYEYEVNIGKILENVGIPVEDHYNLMSSLDSADKFKVLLAQVLFPKPDVLFLDEPTNNLDIQTISWLEDELQRHEGTMVVISHDRHFLNSVVTHILDVDYQKIREFTGNYDDWYIAANVIAKQQELDNAKKQKEKEQLEAFVRRFSANASKAKQATSRQKQLDKLVIDDIKPSSRRDPSIVFKAQRVMGDEALEIHNISHSYGDEQVLNDITLKFEPDEKVALIGGNGVGKTTLLKIIMEEMKPSSGEVKWGATIEPSYFPQDTADIIEGDGTLYDWLRAFDPKRDIAEIRNCLGRMLFNGEQQEKSVVSISGGEKHRMMLSKMMLEGGNFLVLDEPSNHLDLEAIVALGEALHEFKGNVICVSHDRELLDAYATRILEIQEDGTIIDFKGTYEEFAEAKADGKL is encoded by the coding sequence ATGGTAACAGTTCAAAACTTAACAAAACGCTTTGGAAACAGGGTTTTGTTTCAAGAAATCAACCTTAAATTAGACCGTCATAAACGTTACGGTCTTATCGGTGCCAACGGTGCCGGAAAAACTACATTTTTAAAAATCCTATCCGGTCAAGATGAAGAGTTTGAAGGCGAGGTAATCATACCAAAAGCCAACAAAGTCGGAGTTCTTGGTCAAAATCAATTTGCATTTGAAGACTACACTATTATGGATGCCGTACTTTTCGGTAACAAAAGACTCTACGATGCAGTTAAAGAAAAAGAAGACCTATACACTAACGGTAACTTTGAAGACGATGCCGTAAACAACCGTCTGGCTGAGCTTGAAGTTATCTGTGTTGAAGAAGATCCTACTTACGAATATGAAGTAAATATAGGTAAAATCTTAGAAAACGTCGGTATCCCCGTAGAAGATCACTACAACCTTATGAGTTCACTCGACTCTGCTGATAAATTTAAAGTTTTACTTGCTCAGGTACTTTTTCCAAAACCTGATGTATTATTTTTAGATGAGCCTACAAATAACCTTGACATTCAAACAATAAGCTGGCTTGAAGATGAACTGCAACGCCATGAAGGAACTATGGTAGTTATCTCTCACGATAGACACTTCCTAAACTCAGTTGTTACTCATATCTTAGATGTTGATTATCAAAAAATCCGTGAATTCACAGGTAACTATGATGACTGGTATATCGCTGCAAACGTTATCGCAAAACAACAAGAGCTTGACAATGCGAAAAAACAAAAAGAGAAAGAACAACTTGAAGCCTTTGTTAGAAGATTCAGCGCTAATGCATCTAAAGCAAAACAAGCTACGTCACGTCAAAAACAACTTGATAAACTTGTTATTGACGATATCAAACCATCATCTCGCCGTGACCCGTCAATAGTTTTCAAAGCTCAGCGTGTAATGGGTGATGAAGCTTTAGAGATTCACAATATATCGCATTCATATGGTGACGAGCAAGTTCTTAACGACATCACTTTAAAATTTGAACCTGATGAAAAGGTTGCACTTATCGGTGGAAACGGTGTCGGTAAAACAACTTTACTTAAAATCATAATGGAAGAGATGAAACCAAGTAGCGGTGAAGTTAAATGGGGTGCTACAATCGAGCCTTCATACTTCCCGCAAGATACGGCCGACATAATAGAAGGCGACGGTACGCTTTACGACTGGTTACGTGCGTTCGATCCTAAGCGTGACATAGCTGAGATAAGAAACTGTCTTGGTCGTATGCTTTTTAACGGTGAACAGCAAGAAAAATCTGTTGTATCTATCTCAGGTGGAGAAAAACACCGTATGATGCTAAGTAAGATGATGCTAGAAGGCGGAAACTTCTTAGTACTGGATGAACCGTCAAACCACCTTGACCTTGAGGCTATCGTTGCACTTGGTGAAGCTCTGCATGAGTTTAAAGGTAATGTAATCTGTGTATCTCATGACCGTGAGTTACTGGATGCTTATGCTACACGTATCTTAGAGATACAAGAAGACGGTACTATCATAGACTTTAAAGGTACATATGAAGAGTTTGCCGAAGCTAAGGCTGATGGTAAACTGTAA
- a CDS encoding DGQHR domain-containing protein, giving the protein MSTITLKVLKIKQPIGELYITKINPKDLLSMSVVDRRRIEEDDEILGIQRELKKDKVQQIKSYLSSIDATFPNSIIVNTSSNYVMQKTNKELELDINDSSFTIIDGQHRLEGFRDNTVSNFELIVTIFIDLDIDQQANIFSTINSEQTKVDPSLNLNLELNSNVYTPKKMMIEIAQSFNYDDSSPWYKGIKILTSKTKGIISLSAFVKPLLELTYPEKDYYKIRNELMKLENIFPIFSNFQYNAERYLFWEFYKKKDFNSIYKILYNYFNALKVLLNQDWLNENSLLNKTTGYNAMIKLFKEVAVDGLIKGDLSYEFFFNELEPIKELDGSINKDNYGTSGFEASKNLYNDMMKLVSKKHT; this is encoded by the coding sequence ATGAGTACAATTACATTAAAAGTTTTAAAAATCAAACAACCAATCGGAGAGCTTTATATTACAAAAATAAATCCTAAAGATTTATTATCAATGTCTGTGGTAGATAGAAGACGAATTGAAGAAGATGATGAAATATTAGGTATACAAAGAGAGCTAAAAAAAGATAAAGTACAACAAATAAAAAGCTATTTATCTTCAATAGATGCTACTTTCCCTAATTCTATTATTGTCAATACATCTTCAAATTACGTTATGCAAAAAACAAACAAGGAGCTTGAGTTAGATATTAATGATAGTAGTTTTACTATAATCGATGGACAACATAGGTTAGAAGGTTTTAGGGATAATACTGTTTCAAACTTTGAATTAATTGTAACAATATTTATTGACTTAGATATTGATCAACAAGCAAATATATTTTCTACAATTAATTCCGAACAAACAAAGGTTGATCCATCATTAAACTTAAATTTAGAATTAAATAGCAATGTATATACACCTAAAAAAATGATGATTGAAATTGCTCAGTCTTTTAATTATGATGACTCTTCACCTTGGTATAAAGGTATTAAAATATTAACCTCTAAAACAAAAGGTATTATTTCATTATCTGCTTTTGTCAAACCTTTATTGGAACTAACATACCCAGAAAAAGACTACTATAAAATTAGAAATGAATTAATGAAACTAGAAAATATATTTCCTATATTTAGTAATTTTCAATATAACGCGGAACGGTATCTATTTTGGGAATTTTATAAAAAGAAAGATTTCAACTCTATTTATAAAATACTATATAACTATTTTAATGCTTTAAAAGTTTTATTGAATCAGGATTGGTTAAATGAAAATTCTTTACTTAATAAAACAACTGGTTACAATGCAATGATTAAATTGTTTAAAGAAGTTGCCGTCGATGGTCTTATAAAAGGCGATTTGTCATATGAGTTCTTTTTTAATGAACTTGAACCAATTAAAGAATTAGATGGTTCTATTAATAAAGATAACTATGGAACATCAGGCTTTGAAGCTTCAAAGAATTTATATAACGATATGATGAAATTGGTGTCTAAAAAACACACATAA
- a CDS encoding DUF3995 domain-containing protein, with translation MDFITIITILTLIIMGLFHFYWAFGGKVGLDKALPSQDGKLLLKPSKSLTFLVGVILIFFSHIAYGLQFYDFTIKTNVNFYFYGGLFLSAIFTLRAIGEFNVVGFFKKIKNTEFAKYDTKYFSPLCLVLGIVFAILVYK, from the coding sequence ATGGACTTTATAACCATTATCACTATTTTAACATTAATCATTATGGGACTATTTCATTTTTACTGGGCTTTTGGAGGTAAAGTTGGTTTAGACAAGGCACTGCCAAGCCAAGACGGAAAACTATTACTAAAACCTAGCAAAAGCTTAACATTTTTAGTTGGAGTTATTTTGATATTTTTTTCACACATAGCATATGGATTGCAGTTTTATGATTTTACTATTAAAACTAATGTAAACTTTTATTTTTACGGTGGATTGTTTTTATCTGCTATTTTTACATTAAGAGCTATAGGTGAATTTAATGTTGTTGGATTTTTCAAAAAAATCAAAAATACTGAATTTGCAAAATATGATACAAAATATTTCTCACCATTGTGTTTAGTTTTAGGCATTGTATTCGCAATATTAGTATATAAATGA
- a CDS encoding AAA family ATPase → MNKKGTLTFFCGKMGAGKSTNSKILSIEKNAVLLSEDDWLSAHYPNQINSFDDYIKFSTLIKPFIKSHVQQIINTGTNVVMDFPANTLKQRDWFKQLCTEISCEHELIYLDVSNEKCLSQIAKRRTEQPDRAQFDNEDVFNHVTKFFEPPSANEDLNIIHK, encoded by the coding sequence ATGAACAAAAAAGGAACTCTTACTTTTTTCTGCGGAAAAATGGGAGCCGGAAAATCTACTAATTCAAAGATTTTATCAATAGAAAAAAACGCAGTGCTTTTATCCGAAGATGATTGGCTCTCAGCTCACTATCCAAACCAGATTAACTCTTTTGATGATTATATAAAGTTCTCTACCCTTATAAAACCTTTTATAAAATCTCATGTGCAACAGATTATAAATACCGGCACTAATGTTGTTATGGATTTCCCAGCAAATACTTTAAAACAAAGAGATTGGTTCAAGCAATTATGCACTGAAATTTCATGCGAACATGAGCTTATCTATCTTGATGTAAGCAATGAGAAGTGTTTGTCTCAAATAGCAAAACGCAGAACCGAGCAACCAGATCGTGCACAGTTTGACAATGAAGATGTATTTAACCATGTTACTAAATTTTTTGAGCCGCCATCTGCGAATGAAGATCTTAATATCATACATAAGTGA